Proteins from a single region of Desulfatibacillum aliphaticivorans DSM 15576:
- a CDS encoding IS66 family transposase: protein QYALNQWKYLGVYLEQGYLKPDNNAAENAIRPFVVGRKNWLFAGSPRGAEASALFFSLIETAKANGLEPFAYLKVLFERLPLATSRKDYQALLPSPDFNLSNN, encoded by the coding sequence CCAATATGCGTTGAACCAGTGGAAATATCTGGGCGTCTATCTGGAACAGGGATATCTGAAGCCGGACAACAATGCGGCGGAAAACGCGATTCGGCCTTTTGTGGTGGGCCGGAAGAATTGGCTTTTTGCGGGATCGCCCCGGGGCGCGGAAGCCAGCGCGTTGTTCTTCAGCCTGATCGAGACGGCCAAGGCCAACGGCCTGGAGCCCTTTGCCTATCTGAAAGTTTTATTTGAAAGACTCCCCCTGGCGACCTCCCGGAAAGACTACCAAGCTCTCCTGCCATCCCCGGATTTTAACCTTTCCAACAATTGA